A single window of Syntrophus aciditrophicus SB DNA harbors:
- the aroA gene encoding 3-phosphoshikimate 1-carboxyvinyltransferase, with translation MSPDNRSNRRVILQVPGSKSITQRALTIAALANGESLLRNALIAEDTRYLMKALELLGAFIQVEGSEIRITGTGGRLQVPDQRIYLGNNGTALRFLTTLVCLGEGGFVLDGSPRLRERPVEPLLQVLRCMGVFIDTPENPGCPPIHITTRGLPGGRAFFADLDSSQYISSLLISSPYAARNVKIMLAGRTVSEPYIEMTLKVMEHFGISVGRQYGKAFFVAAGQSYVAQSFDIEGDFSSASYFFLAAALGLGRVQVPGLTAESSQGDARFLKILQNLGCAVSWNEKGVEVACEKLHAGDLILPMGDIPDMVPSLAVLAAFRSGRTVITEAAHLRIKESNRLAALARELSRIGIAAQETLDGLIIDGGHPHGGDIETYNDHRIAMSFAVAGLVVPEINIADRDCVRKSFPGFWDELKKLA, from the coding sequence ATGAGTCCTGACAATCGATCAAATCGAAGGGTAATTCTTCAAGTCCCCGGATCGAAAAGCATCACACAACGGGCTTTGACCATTGCGGCACTGGCGAACGGTGAATCCCTGCTGCGGAATGCCCTGATCGCGGAAGATACCCGGTATCTCATGAAAGCCCTGGAACTTCTGGGAGCGTTCATTCAGGTTGAAGGAAGTGAAATCCGGATTACCGGCACCGGAGGTCGTCTTCAAGTTCCCGATCAGAGGATTTATCTGGGAAATAATGGAACGGCGTTGCGGTTTCTGACCACACTGGTCTGTCTTGGGGAAGGAGGCTTTGTCCTTGACGGGTCACCCCGTCTTCGAGAACGGCCGGTTGAGCCGCTGCTGCAGGTTTTGCGCTGCATGGGCGTATTCATCGATACGCCTGAAAATCCGGGATGTCCTCCTATCCACATTACGACGCGGGGACTTCCCGGAGGGCGTGCTTTCTTTGCCGATCTGGACAGCAGCCAGTATATTTCGTCCCTGCTTATCAGCAGTCCCTATGCGGCACGCAACGTAAAAATAATGCTCGCCGGCCGGACCGTCTCCGAGCCTTATATCGAAATGACCCTTAAGGTGATGGAACACTTCGGGATCTCTGTCGGAAGGCAATATGGAAAAGCGTTTTTTGTCGCTGCCGGCCAATCATATGTGGCGCAGTCCTTTGACATTGAAGGAGATTTCTCCAGCGCCTCCTATTTTTTCCTTGCCGCGGCCCTGGGGCTGGGGCGAGTCCAGGTGCCCGGTCTGACGGCGGAAAGCTCACAGGGTGACGCCCGTTTCCTGAAAATTCTGCAGAATCTGGGCTGCGCCGTATCTTGGAACGAGAAAGGCGTGGAAGTGGCGTGCGAAAAGCTGCACGCCGGCGATCTGATCCTTCCCATGGGAGACATCCCGGACATGGTGCCGTCGCTGGCTGTTCTTGCCGCGTTCCGGTCGGGACGCACCGTCATTACAGAGGCTGCTCATCTGCGCATCAAGGAGAGCAACCGCCTGGCTGCCCTGGCCAGGGAATTGTCGAGGATTGGAATCGCCGCGCAGGAAACGCTGGACGGCCTGATTATCGACGGCGGGCATCCCCATGGCGGTGATATCGAGACTTACAATGATCATCGGATCGCCATGAGCTTTGCCGTGGCTGGACTCGTCGTTCCAGAGATCAACATAGCGGATCGTGACTGTGTGCGGAAATCCTTTCCCGGATTCTGGGATGAACTCAAGAAACTGGCTTAA
- the aroE gene encoding shikimate dehydrogenase, translating to MNNSPDDFSPLGTTLPDSFRTPILLALLGHPVGHSLSPLMHSTALKHLHLEGRYEAWDVSDLSQAMVDLKRKGFRGASVTIPYKRDIMSFLDDIDEQARSIGAVNTLIRRGDGFVGANTDWEGLIRALRSVTSIRGRRFVVLGAGGTARAALYGILGEGGGAVVVNRTEKRGRELADDFGCPSYPLTEIDTLQGDVLINTTPVGMTPNTEVSPVPSAVLSRFSLVADVIYTPLRTRLLREAERAGCTVLSGVEMFVEQGAAQFRLWTGLEPPVDLMRQVVRNQLEKAEKEQR from the coding sequence ATGAACAACTCCCCTGATGACTTTAGCCCCTTAGGGACAACTCTCCCGGATTCATTCCGAACTCCGATTCTCCTCGCACTGCTTGGCCATCCGGTCGGGCACAGTCTTTCCCCCCTCATGCATTCCACCGCTTTGAAACATCTTCATCTGGAAGGTCGATATGAAGCCTGGGACGTTTCCGATCTGAGTCAGGCCATGGTTGATCTGAAACGGAAGGGATTCCGGGGGGCCAGCGTGACGATTCCCTACAAAAGAGACATCATGTCATTTCTTGATGATATTGATGAGCAGGCACGTTCCATCGGCGCCGTGAACACACTGATCCGACGGGGCGATGGATTTGTGGGTGCCAATACGGACTGGGAGGGACTGATCCGGGCTTTGCGAAGCGTGACATCGATCCGGGGTCGGCGTTTTGTCGTTCTGGGCGCGGGCGGGACGGCGCGGGCGGCCCTGTACGGAATCCTTGGAGAAGGAGGAGGGGCTGTGGTGGTCAATCGCACCGAAAAACGCGGACGCGAACTTGCTGATGATTTCGGATGCCCTTCTTACCCCTTGACGGAAATTGATACCCTGCAGGGCGATGTTCTGATCAACACGACTCCTGTCGGGATGACGCCGAATACGGAGGTTTCTCCCGTCCCTTCCGCAGTGCTCAGCCGTTTCAGTTTGGTCGCCGATGTGATATACACCCCCCTGCGTACACGGCTTCTGCGGGAAGCGGAGCGGGCCGGCTGTACGGTCCTGTCCGGAGTGGAGATGTTTGTTGAACAGGGCGCGGCGCAATTTCGATTGTGGACCGGACTGGAGCCCCCGGTGGATCTGATGCGGCAGGTTGTGCGGAATCAACTGGAGAAAGCGGAAAAGGAGCAGAGATGA
- a CDS encoding type I 3-dehydroquinate dehydratase, whose amino-acid sequence MTGRSLDDLRKSIQNMDNRIVQLLNERAVLALEIGRTKADLGMEIYDPVQEEQVYSRLAHYNNGPMPVSVLSAIFGHVVAASRYLQNTLMTSLLPWQKREGLGRVRICIPVVGSERDEAIRQIHAAAPLADLLELRLDLIEEGSLKELVGEIRRNPFPVKIVATHRRREESGSLQTPGEEIAEEARIAVLKEAILLGVDYVDIELSTSPVLRDSLNELIAEHLGRTQLIISCHNFHETPSDAALEDLWRGCREAGARVIKIVTFARTMADNLRVLRLIPWSLGKGQEIVAFSMGELGKISRVMSPLLGAHFTFASLGQESATAPGQLTAAELLRILEILGGNTSEELKSKEGFRKAHRVQTGNGEAVDEQLP is encoded by the coding sequence ATGACCGGCCGATCTCTGGATGATCTTCGGAAATCCATTCAGAACATGGACAACAGGATTGTTCAACTTCTCAATGAAAGGGCTGTTCTGGCCCTGGAAATCGGAAGGACAAAAGCCGACCTGGGGATGGAAATCTATGATCCGGTGCAGGAGGAACAGGTTTACAGCCGACTCGCGCACTATAATAACGGTCCAATGCCGGTTTCCGTGCTCTCCGCAATTTTTGGCCACGTGGTGGCCGCATCCCGCTACCTGCAGAATACGCTGATGACTTCGCTTCTTCCCTGGCAGAAACGGGAAGGGCTGGGCAGGGTAAGGATCTGCATTCCTGTCGTGGGATCAGAGCGGGATGAGGCGATTCGACAGATTCACGCGGCTGCGCCTCTTGCGGACCTGCTGGAACTGAGGCTGGATCTGATCGAAGAAGGCAGCCTGAAGGAACTGGTCGGGGAGATTCGAAGAAACCCCTTTCCCGTCAAGATCGTGGCAACCCACCGCAGAAGGGAAGAAAGCGGAAGCCTTCAGACGCCCGGGGAAGAAATAGCTGAGGAAGCGCGGATTGCCGTGTTGAAGGAGGCAATTCTGCTGGGTGTCGATTACGTGGATATTGAATTGTCCACGTCTCCAGTCCTGCGGGATTCGTTAAATGAGCTTATCGCGGAACATCTCGGGCGAACGCAGCTTATTATTTCCTGCCACAATTTTCATGAAACGCCCTCCGATGCCGCCCTGGAGGATCTCTGGAGGGGCTGCCGGGAAGCCGGGGCGCGTGTCATCAAGATTGTCACCTTTGCCCGTACGATGGCCGATAACCTTCGCGTATTGCGGCTCATTCCATGGTCTCTGGGGAAAGGACAGGAAATTGTCGCCTTCTCCATGGGAGAACTGGGAAAGATAAGCCGGGTCATGTCGCCTCTCCTGGGGGCGCATTTTACATTCGCTTCGCTGGGACAGGAATCAGCTACGGCTCCAGGTCAACTGACCGCGGCGGAACTGCTCAGGATACTTGAAATTCTGGGTGGCAACACCTCAGAGGAACTTAAAAGCAAGGAAGGTTTCCGGAAGGCGCACCGAGTTCAGACGGGAAACGGGGAGGCTGTCGATGAACAACTCCCCTGA
- the aroB gene encoding 3-dehydroquinate synthase: MKRIKVHLDKRLSETHEICIGYDFQDRIGLLIAKEHPANRYVIVTDSNVSGLYGKTFLEKLRELGLPAELLEFPAGEGSKTMDTVLALTSRLLERGVDRHSLLLALGGGVVGDLTGFVASIYMRSVPFIQIPTTLMAQVDSSIGGKTAVNLPQGKNLLGTFYQPKRIFTDLKFLETLSDDEYLNGVAEIVKYGVIDEPGFFELLEREVPAIRERNLEVLKKVIEQSCRIKKGVVEIDEQESGFRRILNYGHTIGHALEASSNFTLAHGKAVALGMIAASGISVQSGYLSLEERDRIENMIRDLGLPVRIPESFPQSNVLERLQMDKKKEGSELPFVLLKKIGIPFITKGVEKSHLEKVLEEMKA; this comes from the coding sequence ATGAAGAGGATCAAGGTTCATCTGGACAAACGCCTCTCCGAGACTCATGAAATTTGTATCGGTTATGATTTCCAGGATCGCATCGGTCTTTTGATCGCGAAAGAGCATCCGGCAAACCGTTACGTCATCGTTACCGATTCCAATGTATCCGGACTGTATGGTAAGACGTTTCTCGAAAAGCTCAGGGAATTGGGACTGCCGGCTGAACTCCTCGAATTTCCCGCCGGCGAAGGCTCGAAAACCATGGATACCGTCCTTGCCCTTACCTCCCGGCTTCTGGAGCGGGGAGTCGATCGTCATTCTCTGCTGCTTGCCCTTGGCGGCGGAGTGGTGGGCGATCTGACAGGGTTTGTCGCCTCAATTTACATGCGTTCCGTTCCTTTTATTCAGATACCCACGACGCTGATGGCACAGGTGGACAGCAGCATCGGCGGAAAAACGGCTGTCAATCTGCCGCAGGGGAAGAACCTCCTGGGAACCTTCTATCAGCCGAAGCGGATTTTTACCGACCTGAAATTCCTGGAAACTCTTTCCGATGATGAATATCTCAACGGTGTGGCGGAAATCGTAAAATACGGGGTGATCGACGAACCGGGATTCTTTGAGCTGCTCGAAAGGGAAGTTCCGGCTATACGAGAAAGAAACCTGGAGGTACTGAAAAAGGTCATTGAACAGTCCTGTCGGATTAAAAAAGGGGTCGTGGAAATCGATGAGCAGGAATCGGGATTTCGCCGCATCCTCAATTATGGTCATACCATCGGCCATGCCCTGGAGGCCTCCTCGAATTTTACCCTTGCTCACGGAAAGGCTGTCGCCCTGGGCATGATCGCTGCTTCAGGCATTTCAGTCCAGTCCGGTTATCTGTCTTTGGAGGAAAGAGATCGAATCGAAAACATGATTCGCGACCTCGGCCTTCCTGTTCGCATTCCGGAAAGTTTTCCGCAATCAAATGTGCTGGAGCGTCTCCAGATGGACAAAAAGAAGGAAGGGAGCGAACTGCCCTTCGTGCTGTTGAAAAAAATCGGCATACCCTTTATCACTAAGGGCGTCGAAAAATCTCATCTGGAAAAAGTTCTGGAGGAAATGAAAGCATGA
- the aroF gene encoding 3-deoxy-7-phosphoheptulonate synthase, with protein MIIVMKRNATETQIDHVVRWVESIGYRAHRSNGTEQTVVKAVGGERGGEELKYLAALSGVEKVVPIRKPYKLTSREAKEEDTVVHVGDVRIGSGEFVVMAGPCSVESEEQLLESAYIVRKGGGRILRGGAFKPRTSPYSFQGMEEDGLKLLAKAREKTGLPVVTEIVNPEDLDLVEAYTDILQVGARNVQNFALLKKIGRSRKPVLLKRGMMTTIEELLMSAEYILSAGNDQVILCERGIRTFETATRNTLDISAVPVLKELTHLPVIIDPSHATGHWKYVIPLSRAALAVGADGVIVEMHPQPEKAFCDGAQSLTPEKFYELMEELKTMEYVLNMTTKVPA; from the coding sequence ATGATTATCGTCATGAAAAGAAACGCAACGGAAACTCAGATCGATCATGTCGTCCGCTGGGTGGAGTCCATTGGATACAGGGCTCATCGTTCCAACGGCACGGAACAGACGGTAGTCAAGGCTGTAGGGGGTGAGCGCGGTGGAGAGGAACTGAAATATCTGGCCGCGCTTTCCGGCGTGGAAAAGGTTGTCCCGATCCGTAAACCGTACAAGCTGACAAGTCGAGAGGCAAAAGAGGAGGATACTGTCGTCCATGTGGGTGATGTCCGGATCGGCTCGGGAGAATTCGTTGTCATGGCCGGGCCCTGTTCCGTAGAAAGCGAGGAACAGTTGCTGGAAAGCGCCTACATCGTCCGGAAGGGCGGAGGCCGGATTCTGCGCGGGGGTGCCTTTAAACCCCGGACATCGCCATACAGTTTTCAGGGGATGGAAGAGGATGGCTTGAAACTGCTCGCGAAAGCCCGTGAAAAAACAGGGCTGCCCGTGGTGACGGAGATCGTGAATCCCGAGGACCTGGACCTGGTTGAGGCCTATACCGACATCCTTCAGGTGGGAGCCCGGAATGTCCAGAACTTTGCTCTTTTGAAAAAAATCGGCAGATCACGCAAGCCCGTTCTCCTGAAAAGAGGGATGATGACCACTATAGAGGAACTGTTGATGTCCGCGGAGTATATCCTGTCCGCAGGCAATGACCAGGTGATCCTCTGTGAGCGGGGGATACGGACTTTTGAGACGGCAACGCGCAATACCCTGGACATCAGCGCCGTGCCCGTGCTGAAGGAACTGACCCATCTGCCGGTCATCATCGATCCCAGTCATGCGACGGGGCACTGGAAATATGTCATCCCACTGAGTCGGGCGGCGCTTGCCGTCGGCGCGGACGGAGTGATTGTGGAGATGCATCCTCAGCCGGAAAAGGCGTTCTGTGACGGTGCGCAGTCTCTCACACCGGAGAAGTTCTATGAGCTGATGGAAGAGCTTAAAACAATGGAATATGTACTGAATATGACGACGAAGGTGCCGGCATGA
- the trpA gene encoding tryptophan synthase subunit alpha, producing the protein MNRIAQTFQRLKERGEKALVAYVTAGDPDLDKTREILVGLKEGGVDILEIGVPFSDPTADGPVIQAAAQRALKTGTTLSRILDMIQDLRKIIDLPVVLFGYYNPIYAYGTERFAERAKAAGVDGLLVVDLPLEEAEELRGKTDSKGLDFITLIAPTTSEERMCRIARRAQGFIYYISITGVTGTATPSRDNVEREIRRIRTHSDLPLVVGFGISTPEQARELASLADGIVIGSAFVRLIAENADSPELAARVSSFAREIKKAMQE; encoded by the coding sequence ATGAACAGGATAGCGCAGACATTCCAGCGTCTGAAAGAAAGAGGGGAAAAGGCCCTGGTGGCCTATGTGACGGCTGGTGACCCCGATCTGGATAAAACCCGGGAAATCCTCGTCGGCCTGAAGGAAGGAGGAGTGGACATCCTGGAAATCGGTGTTCCCTTTTCCGATCCCACCGCGGACGGCCCTGTCATTCAGGCCGCGGCCCAGAGGGCCCTGAAAACAGGGACCACGTTGAGCCGGATTCTCGACATGATTCAAGACCTGCGAAAGATCATCGATCTCCCGGTGGTTCTTTTCGGCTATTACAATCCCATCTACGCGTACGGCACGGAGCGTTTTGCGGAGCGCGCTAAGGCCGCCGGCGTCGATGGTCTGCTTGTGGTCGATCTTCCTCTTGAAGAAGCGGAAGAACTTCGCGGGAAAACGGACTCAAAAGGATTGGACTTTATTACCCTGATCGCCCCGACGACATCGGAGGAAAGGATGTGTCGGATCGCCCGCAGGGCACAGGGATTCATTTATTACATCTCCATTACAGGGGTGACTGGAACGGCCACACCATCAAGGGACAACGTCGAGCGGGAGATCAGAAGAATTCGGACGCATTCGGATCTTCCGCTTGTCGTCGGATTTGGCATTTCTACGCCGGAGCAGGCTCGGGAATTGGCTTCTCTGGCGGACGGAATCGTCATCGGCAGTGCTTTTGTGAGGCTGATAGCGGAAAATGCGGACAGTCCCGAACTGGCAGCGAGGGTCTCGTCCTTTGCCCGGGAGATCAAAAAAGCGATGCAGGAATAA
- the trpB gene encoding tryptophan synthase subunit beta encodes MKGLLPDKRGHFGIFGGRYAAETLMPALIELEKAYRQARRDKVFREEYSRYLQDYSGRATPLYFAQRLTEALGGAKIYLKREDLNHTGSHKINNTLGQALMARRLGKKKVIAETGAGQHGVATATVAALFGMECRIFMGEEDIRRQAPNVFRMKILGSEVIPVSSGTATLKDAMNEAMRYWVSAVQDTFYVIGTTAGPHPYPMMVRDFQSVIGREVKRQILRKEGRYPDILIACVGGGSNAMGLFYPFRGEENVAMFGVEAAGKGLDSPLHSASISAGRVGVLHGNRTFLLQDEHGQIRDAYSIAAGLDYPGVGPEHSYFSHIGRASYVAVTDEEAVEAFKTLSRYEGIIPAMESAHALAYAMKLVPTLKREQLVVVNLSGRGDKDAEVIARQMEVQ; translated from the coding sequence ATGAAAGGGTTATTACCGGATAAACGCGGGCACTTCGGAATTTTCGGCGGACGCTATGCCGCTGAGACGCTGATGCCTGCTCTGATTGAACTGGAAAAAGCCTATCGTCAGGCTCGGCGGGACAAGGTTTTCCGGGAAGAATATTCCCGCTATCTTCAGGATTATTCAGGAAGGGCTACGCCGCTTTATTTTGCTCAGAGGCTGACGGAAGCTTTGGGCGGAGCGAAAATCTATCTGAAGCGGGAAGATCTGAATCACACCGGTTCACACAAGATCAACAACACCCTGGGGCAGGCGCTGATGGCCAGACGGCTGGGAAAAAAGAAGGTCATCGCGGAAACGGGGGCGGGTCAGCACGGCGTGGCAACGGCTACGGTGGCTGCGCTGTTCGGCATGGAATGCCGCATTTTCATGGGGGAAGAAGACATCCGGAGGCAGGCTCCAAATGTCTTCCGCATGAAGATCCTCGGCTCGGAGGTGATTCCTGTCTCTTCCGGGACGGCCACACTCAAGGATGCCATGAATGAGGCGATGAGATACTGGGTTTCCGCCGTTCAGGATACCTTTTATGTCATTGGAACTACAGCCGGGCCCCATCCCTATCCCATGATGGTCAGGGATTTTCAGAGCGTGATCGGTCGGGAGGTCAAACGACAGATCCTCAGGAAGGAAGGGAGATATCCGGATATCCTGATCGCCTGTGTCGGCGGTGGAAGCAATGCCATGGGGCTCTTCTATCCCTTCCGCGGGGAAGAAAATGTGGCGATGTTCGGCGTCGAGGCGGCCGGCAAAGGGCTGGATTCTCCGCTCCACTCCGCCAGCATCAGCGCCGGACGCGTGGGAGTGCTCCATGGCAATCGCACCTTTCTGCTTCAGGATGAGCATGGCCAGATCCGGGATGCTTATTCCATCGCCGCAGGACTGGATTATCCCGGTGTCGGTCCGGAGCACAGTTATTTTTCCCATATCGGCCGGGCTTCCTATGTCGCGGTAACGGATGAGGAGGCAGTCGAGGCCTTCAAGACGCTTTCCCGGTATGAAGGGATCATTCCCGCCATGGAGAGCGCTCATGCCCTGGCTTATGCCATGAAGCTGGTTCCGACGCTGAAACGGGAGCAGCTTGTCGTGGTCAATCTTTCCGGAAGGGGAGACAAGGATGCGGAAGTGATCGCCAGACAGATGGAGGTACAATGA